In Antedon mediterranea chromosome 10, ecAntMedi1.1, whole genome shotgun sequence, one genomic interval encodes:
- the LOC140061106 gene encoding tetratricopeptide repeat protein 8-like, whose translation MDPLYLAMSLYRRRKYDDCVKICSQLLEKNPYDQASWSLKTRALTAQVYVDEVDVDEEGIAEMIMDDNAIAQVARPGTSLKKPGTGQGGPSAGIRPMSQSGRPLSGFVRPGTQSGRPGTMEQAIRTPRTAHTARPVTSASGRFVRLGTASMLSTPDGPFINLARLNFSKYAARPNLAKALFEYIFHHENDVRNALQLAALATEACQFKDWWWKVQLGKCYYRLGMYREAEQQFKSALKQQEMVDSYLYLSKVYVRLDQPLTAIEICKQGLGKFPGETTMLTCIARIYEGLMDMINAVKYYKDVLKCDNTHIEAIACIANHHFYSDQPEIALRFYRRLLQMGVYNSELFNNIGLCCFYSQQYDMTLSCFERALSLANDDNSIADVWYNIGHVALGIGDTNLGYQCFRLAISSNNDHAEAYNNLGALELRKGRIEQARAFFQSAQSLSPHMFEPHFNYASLCDQIGDLQSSYNSAQRAVSAYNDHCDSKDLLKQLKKHFALL comes from the exons ATGGACCCGCTTTATCTGGCTATGAGTCTTTATAGACGGCGTAAATATGACGACTGTGTTAAAATATGTTCACAGCTGCTTGAAAAAAATCCATATGATCAA gcATCTTGGTCGCTAAAGACAAGAGCATTGACGGCTCAGGTGTATGTAGATGAAGTAGATGTTGATGAGGAAGGCATTGCAGAGATGATTATGGATGACAACGCCATTGCTCAAGTTGCTC GCCCTGGAACATCGTTGAAAAAGCCAGGGACAGGTCAAGGAGGCCCTAGCGCAGGAATTCGACCAATGTCGCAGTCTGGCCGGCCTTTGAGTGGCTTTGTTCGGCCTGGAACACAATCAGGTAGACCTGGAACAATGGAACAAGCTATTCGGACCCCTAGGACAGCTCATACGGCTAGGCCAGTCACTAGTGCTTCTGGGAGATTTGTTCGACTTGGCACA gCTTCGATGCTTTCTACACCAGATGGTCCCTTTATTAATTTGGCAAGGTTGAATTTCTCTAAGTATGCTGCTCGTCCAAATCTAGCAAAG GCcttatttgaatatatttttcACCATGAAAATGATGTACGTAACGCACTGCAGTTGGCAGCCCTGGCTACTGAAGCGTGTCAGTTCAAAGACTGGTGGTGGAAGGTCCAGTTGGGCAAGTGTTACTACAG GCTTGGCATGTACCGAGAGGCAGAGCAGCAGTTCAAATCAGCTCTCAAGCAACAAGAGATGGTGGACAGTTACTTGTACTTATCTAAGGTGTATGTAAGGCTAGACCAGCCTCTAACAGCCATTGAGATTTGTAAACAGGGCCTAGGGAAGTTTCCTGGAGAGACCACGATGCTTACTTGTATAGCTAGAATCTATgag GGATTGATGGACATGATCAATGCTGTCAAGTATTACAAAGATGTCTTAAAATGTGACAACACTCATATTGAGGCTATAGCGTGCATAGCTAACCACCACTTCTACTCAGACCAGCCTGAGATAGCACTTAGGTTCTACAG GCGATTGCTACAAATGGGTGTGTACAATTCCGAGCTGTTTAACAACATAGGCTTATGTTGTTTCTATTCCCAGCAGTATGACATGACGTTAAGTTGTTTTGAGCGTGCATTATCGCTCGCTAATGATGATAATTCAATCGCGGATGTCTGGTATAATATTGGACATGTTGCATTG GGTATAGGAGACACAAACCTTGGCTATCAATGTTTCCGTTTAGCTATTTCATCCAACAACGACCATGCAGAAGCATACAACAATCTAGGGGCCCTGGAGCTACGCAAAGGCCGTATAGAACAG GCACGTGCATTTTTTCAGTCAGCTCAAAGTTTATCACCTCACATGTTTGAACCACATTTTAACTATGCGTCGCTGTGTGACCag attggaGATTTACAAAGCAGTTATAATTCAGCCCAGCGAGCTGTTTCTGCTTACAATGACCACTGTGATTCTAAAGACCTTTTGAAACAGCTGAAAAAACATTTTGCCTTACTCTAG